Proteins from a genomic interval of Leptospira bandrabouensis:
- a CDS encoding FecR domain-containing protein yields MKFHNFRKTYLVFLWKRWRETSALFIWKSLRFSFLLILFILPHLFSKSLYAESKQIIHPPEGDGITIVVEKGQTLSIISKTYLDDPRKWKELLKSNQIDNPNLIIPGMKLWIPKSLGKKPLADLQRYTGKTEVLKVSMKSSDWTGATIGEGLYAKDEVRTFKDSEAQFLLLSGSRFEITENSHVIMEKGKSDSEPDELYLRKGRIRSIVQKKPSTNQRMFLLKTDSAVSEVRGTDFLTEVDQTGNTTLSCYEGLVAVTAQNVTVNVPSGFATFVEKGKPPLKPFSLPDPPKPKEE; encoded by the coding sequence ATGAAATTTCATAATTTCCGAAAGACCTATTTAGTTTTTCTTTGGAAAAGGTGGAGGGAAACTTCCGCCTTATTTATTTGGAAATCTCTAAGATTTTCCTTTCTTTTGATTCTTTTCATCTTACCGCATTTATTTTCTAAGTCCCTATATGCTGAATCCAAACAAATCATCCATCCACCGGAAGGTGATGGAATTACCATCGTTGTAGAAAAAGGACAAACTCTCAGTATCATTTCCAAAACTTATTTAGATGATCCTAGGAAATGGAAAGAACTACTTAAATCCAACCAAATAGATAATCCCAATCTGATCATTCCTGGAATGAAACTTTGGATTCCAAAAAGTTTGGGTAAAAAACCTCTTGCAGATCTGCAAAGGTATACCGGAAAAACAGAAGTATTAAAAGTTTCGATGAAAAGTTCCGACTGGACGGGGGCCACTATAGGTGAAGGTCTTTATGCCAAAGATGAAGTCAGGACTTTTAAAGATTCCGAAGCTCAGTTCCTATTGTTATCAGGTTCTCGATTTGAGATTACAGAGAATAGCCATGTAATTATGGAAAAGGGGAAATCGGATTCTGAACCAGACGAACTTTACCTTCGCAAAGGAAGGATTCGTTCCATCGTACAGAAAAAACCATCGACAAACCAACGTATGTTTCTTTTAAAAACGGATTCTGCTGTATCCGAAGTTCGAGGAACTGATTTTCTTACAGAAGTGGATCAAACGGGAAACACTACTCTTAGTTGTTACGAAGGACTTGTAGCTGTGACTGCTCAAAATGTAACGGTAAACGTTCCATCCGGCTTTGCTACCTTTGTCGAAAAAGGCAAACCTCCACTAAAACCTTTCAGTTTACCGGATCCACCCAAACCAAAAGAAGAATGA
- a CDS encoding LBF_2017 N-terminal domain-containing protein: MNRVSQFRFYLILLWMTSIGFVFPIFSESKTIKFTLEPERDDIIQYELELWKTPNLELEIPFRVLASPGKIQLYIPHGYEYFRIRAVAKRQVRGFWTELYAVNSFGKPKQKEPSKIIARKPATTDVLVPIPNKEGTSHFYLTENKIQVKPILSQPMKTSVRYRVNDGPWLVTRQPELTFLKDGNYKLEYQVTNELGISDSMQVWEFSVDNTPPTTEFSWQPPFYQKASLAFVGPTTKLKLNSVDVGSGLDVIRFRTTCGMNPSSEWYSWDNETSWTNVINSCSEDMDLEISATDQLGNEEIPKKITIKRIQKGN, from the coding sequence ATGAACCGAGTAAGCCAGTTCAGATTTTATCTAATTTTACTCTGGATGACCAGTATAGGATTCGTATTTCCCATTTTTTCCGAATCCAAAACCATCAAGTTCACTTTAGAACCTGAGAGAGATGATATCATCCAATATGAATTGGAATTATGGAAAACACCTAACTTAGAATTAGAAATTCCCTTCCGTGTGCTTGCCTCTCCTGGAAAAATCCAACTCTATATCCCCCATGGTTATGAATACTTTCGGATTCGTGCCGTGGCCAAACGTCAAGTGCGTGGGTTTTGGACGGAACTCTATGCAGTTAACTCCTTTGGAAAACCAAAACAGAAAGAACCTAGTAAAATCATCGCCCGCAAACCTGCCACAACCGATGTTTTGGTGCCGATTCCCAACAAGGAAGGAACAAGTCATTTTTATCTAACAGAAAATAAAATCCAAGTAAAACCCATTTTAAGCCAACCCATGAAAACTTCCGTTCGATACCGCGTGAATGATGGACCTTGGCTGGTGACAAGACAACCAGAGCTTACTTTTTTAAAAGATGGAAATTATAAACTAGAATACCAAGTTACCAACGAATTAGGAATATCGGATTCAATGCAGGTTTGGGAGTTCAGCGTAGATAACACTCCACCAACAACCGAGTTTTCTTGGCAGCCTCCTTTTTACCAAAAGGCTTCTTTGGCTTTTGTGGGTCCAACTACTAAATTAAAACTCAATTCGGTGGATGTCGGTTCAGGATTGGATGTAATTCGATTCCGAACCACTTGTGGAATGAATCCCTCCTCTGAATGGTATTCTTGGGACAATGAAACATCTTGGACAAACGTAATCAATTCTTGTTCGGAAGATATGGATTTAGAAATTTCTGCCACTGATCAGTTGGGAAACGAAGAAATTCCGAAAAAAATTACAATCAAACGAATACAAAAAGGAAACTAA